The genomic region TCGCTCGGTTTTTCTCAAATCCTAACTAAAATTGAACGGAGCGTTTTCGCTTGGTTTCGCTCGATTGAATTATAAGAATGCGTTCAACAAAAAAtcctaacttaattaaaacatgtccAACACCTTACTAACAAAAGCAATACATAACTAAAATCATGATTCTAAAAAATGTTCTTAACAGTACCAAGAACACAAAATAAAGTGCGAAATACAAATTTTCATTTAGCTCAAAAGCCATAAACTTCTTCTTTAAGCTAGTATATTTTTTGGCTTTTATTATTTAAagtctataatatatatatattaatttaatataaaaataattcGAGTGAAACCGAGAGATCGACgagcgagcggacctttgctcatgcttggattGAATTTGACTCGAACCGATCCgagcggctcatttacaaactgagcgggaatcgaacgagcatttttcgagcgatcCTTGATCGTCGAGCAGTTTGGACAGCCCTAGTTATACTACTTGCTTTCAATAAAAAATTAAAACCTAGGTTGACTGCGATGACTTACGATTAGAAAACCAAATGGTTGACAAAGTTGAATTCCTTACTAATTAATTACCAtttcaaagattaaaacttgATTGATTTCAATGGCTCACAGTAAAACAATTCAATGGCACAAAGAACTTAATCCAAAGTGTTGATGATTGAAATCCAAGTAACCGGTGAAACTAAATCAAATTTTATAAATCCAAATTGTATAATCAATCCCATGTAAACATAAAGATTCAATTAACCTAATAATAATTAGAACGAAATCTAAATCCATAAGTAAGTATAAACAAGTTGAACACAATTACCAACATTAACCCTACACTTAGGGTTAATCATGAGTGATTTAACCTTGCGTGTGTGATGATTGATCATGATCCTTCATGTTTTCGGGATTGATTTCGGGTTTAGAAAGATGAATTGAAGGCTTGAAGCTTTTGAATCACCCAAAATCGCCCTTAGTCATCCTTCAGCCCCTAGGGTCCGCTCCTCCGAAACCCTAGCCTAAAATCCTGTTTACAAAGCTAAAAACGTGAAATTCCGAGTTTTCTGGGTCCCCGCCGTTTcaaaacaccaagcttttgagaCGCTAAGTATGAAACTGAAACGCCAACTTGAAACGCTTGGGAATTTGGAAGCCCAACCCTGGCGCTTGAAACACCGGGTTTCAATTTTCTTCGCAATCCTCCCATTTGATCAGATTTGTGATTACGCTCATCGTGCTTTCATCCAAATGCCTCAAAAACGCATTCTTAACGCGTCTATACATGCAATTCACCAACACTCACAAAGTAAGCGTGTTCCACATAAAATTCATATAAAACACACTTTTAAAACACATTAAACACCATAAAATATCCCACTGATCAATCTGGATTGATGTCTAATATTTATAGACTAATAAACAAGTCTAGGTTGAGTCAATATTGACATTATAAATTTATTAATAATCTAGGTTGGTTCGGAAACTGAAGTCAATGAGTTGGTTGAGCTTTGTATGATGTTGCAAGTTAAGTTGAATCAAAACAGTGATAAATGGTACTGGCTCGGATCCAAAGACGGGGAACATGATGAATTTTCTGTTAAGTCGGTGAGAAGTTTACTCGACAAAAGCAGGATCATTGTGGATACTTATGTTCCTGAACGATGCAAGTGGATTCctaaaaaatgcaattttttttcaTTTGGAGAGCAGATATGAATACGATTGCCACGGTTGATGCTTTAAACAAACGTAACATCGATGTTGGGAGTCCGATTTGCAGGTTATGTGGAGATGGAGAAGAGAATGTAGAGCATCTGTTCACGTCTTGTTTTTTTGCTTCTATGTTATGGACGTGGATTGGTAATTGGTGTAAGTGTCGGCCTATGGTGGTGTTCACCTTTAGGGATCTCATTGAATTTCATAATCATGTGGGTTTGCATGGAAAGAAGAAAGAGGTTTTAAAAGGCCTTATTAGAATTGGGTGTTGGTCGATTTGGAGATTGAGAAAAGAAGCGAGGTTCAAGAACAAAGAGGTTAAACTTGAGTACATTATTGGTGAAGTCAAGAAGTTGGGTTTTTTGTGGTACAAGACTAGGAATAAAAATAAAGATACGTCATGGGGTGATTGGTGTAAGtttgtaaatttgtaattttgTAATGTTGTTTTCGGTTGCCTCGGTTTGAGGCAGCTTGTGTGTTTAATGaaattcacttttttttttttaaaaagagcTCTATTAAGTATTAATTATACAAGCCAAACTAAATAACCTTTACGCGTTTACAATCTTATTTGAGTACACAAATCCCTGTAAGTCGAGATCTCTTTtgaaattatattatttttttagtgttactttagattttttttttttttttttgaatagcaAACGCAAACATTTCATTAATCAAAAAACTGACCCCCAGCCAGAAGTTGGGAAGATCAAACAAGTACAACACAAAGACAAAATAAATTTACATAGTTATATTAAAATCCCACCAATCTTGTTTCGTAAACCTACTAAATTTGgacttcatcttcaacctttgGTACGAATTTTCTTTTATATCCTCCACCATTGTTTGTACTGGTCCATGTTTACCTTTAAAGATCTTATCATTTCTTGCTCTCCATAATGACCACATTGTCTGTATTGTAATAGCATGAATCATTTTCTTAATTTTCCCATTTCTATGAATCTCATTCATCTCCTTTAGCACATCTTTCACGTTCCCATCCGAGTTGACCGTTGGTATTTTGACCCAATTTGTTATCATCTCCCAGGTTCTAATTGCATAATTACACCTCACAAGTATGTGGTCCGTTGTTTCTTCCGCTGCACCACAGATTTTACAAGTAGCATCCGGTATGTTAACTCCTCTATATCTTAACGCAACCGCTGTTGGTATTTTATCTTGAGTTGCTCGCCAAACGAACATGATGCTTTTGCTCGTGGCCCAACTGTTCCAGTCGAATTCGTCGGCTGTTGTGTTGAGATCCAAAGTTGAACTCAGCGACTTACGAACATCTTTTACCGTAAAATCCTTTTGCTCTGAATCTTTCCAGTACCATACATCGCTATTACCTGTAAGTTGTGTGTCTTGCAAAAGCCCAATCAGATTTTCCATCTCCTGCTTCTCAATGTCGCTACTCGGAGTCCTAACCCACGACCAATCCCAGATGCCTCCTCCGTTTATTTGCCGATAACAGTCTTTTACCAGATTTTTCTTCCTGCCCGCAAGCTGAAACAAAGCTGGGAACTGAGATTTTAACGGACCGATGCCTATCCACGAATCCGTCCAAAACAAAGTTTTATCCCCCATGCCTACCTTGCTTATTAGTTTGTTGCTGACTTCGATGTTACTCTTCCGAAATTCCTTGTCTATACTCCCAATATTCTTCCAGACACCCGGTAATGATTTTTTAATAGGAATAAATTCCGATTTCCTTTGGCTGTGATGAATCGATTTTACTACTTTAACCCATAGACTCTCCGGCTCCATCTTTAATCTCCACCACCATTTTAGTATTAGAGCTAGGTTTAAATCTCGAATATTACCGATACATAGACCCCCAAAATCCTTGGCAGCCACCACTTTTTCCCACTTGACCCAACGAATTTTGTTATTTATATTAAAGCCACCCCAAAGGAATTTTCTTCGTATGCCCTCCAAAATTTTTAAAACGACCACAGGACACTTGTAAAGCGATAGATAGTAGTTCGGAAGGCTGCCCAGTACTACTTTGATTAGGGTTACTCTTCCTGCAAAGGATAAGTTTCTAGACTTCCAAGATGATAGTCTTT from Helianthus annuus cultivar XRQ/B chromosome 10, HanXRQr2.0-SUNRISE, whole genome shotgun sequence harbors:
- the LOC110880635 gene encoding uncharacterized protein LOC110880635; translated protein: MVDHKCHGGLGIGDIRSLNLGLLAKWWWKFKLCKEALRVQVIKSIHANKNGIQSFPFNRRFLGIWKDVGLVEKELSILNISLRNNLKGVVGRGDNLYFWHDNWLGAGTLKDDFKDLFKIATNKEAKVGSETEVNELVELCMMLQVKLNQNSDKWYWLGSKDGEHDEFSVKSVRSLLDKSRIIVDTYVPERCKLCGDGEENVEHLFTSCFFASMLWTWIGNWCKCRPMVVFTFRDLIEFHNHVGLHGKKKEVLKGLIRIGCWSIWRLRKEARFKNKEVKLEYIIGEVKKLGFLWYKTRNKNKDTSWGDWCKFVNL